The sequence below is a genomic window from Nitrospinota bacterium.
GGCATGACCAATATTTGCCGCACCCACCCTTTTGAACTCAAAATGGTGGTCCATGCGGGAACCTCCCAGATCCTTAGAAGAAAGAAAAAATTTGAGTCTTGAGTAGAAAGTAGGGTCATTCCCGCCCTTCAGTGCTATGATAAAAAGATAAATTCCTACAATGACAAGGAATTATCCCACGCAACCAAAAAAACCTTTTAATTTAACAGGTTATGGGTCAGTTGGGGGTTTTGTCATACACTTTTGGGGCCAGCCCATGAATATTATATTGAACAGTTATTGCAATTTAAAGTGCAATTACTGTTTTGCGGACGAATACATGGAAGAAACCGTGAAAACGCCGGGAAAATCCATGGAATACGATTTTTTTCTCGATCAACTCCTGCCCAAAATCAGGTCGCACCCCGTCATCAATTTTTTAGGGGGCGAACCCACCCTGCACCCAAAATTCAATGATATCTTTCAGCAAACGCTGGATGCGGTCAATCCTTACACCTCCCTCAACGTTTTCACCAACGGGTTGATGCCGGACAAGGTCCTCGACCTGATGGTAAAAACCGCCAGCATTGAAGGCTCGGTCAAGCGGAATATCTATTTCGCCATCCTTTTGAATTGGCAGACTCTGGAAAACATCAGCAAGAAAAACCATCAACGGTGTAAAGAGGTTGCCGAACAGCTGATGAGGACCAACGGCTACAGCGTGATCTTCAGTATCAACGTGTATTCCAAGACTCAGGATTTATACACCCAGTGCGCCGAGATCGATGCGATTTACCAAAAAGTGGGCCTGCCCAAAGATCAGAAATACAAGATCCGGGTCAGTCCGGCCTTCCCCATTGTCGGCGAAGCCAATAACATCTACCTCCCCATCCGGGATTTCCCCAAAGTGGGAAAAAGCATGCTGAAAATTTTAAATGACTTTCCGCAACTTTGTTTTCGTTTCGACTGCTCGTTTCCGCCGTGTTTTCTGGATGAGATTGAGGAAGATCAATACCCTCTGGTTGAACGCATTTTCTTTCATGGCAGCAAACAACTTCCTGAGATGACAACATGGAAAGATCAGGATCTTTATTTCGGCTGCGCCGATGGCAGCCCGATGGATATCGATGGGCAGGGGGACTGTTTCAACTGTTTTCCCTTCCACAACCTCAAACTGGGAAATGTTAAAAATTTTAAAGAGGTGAATTCCATCGCCCTCGCCAAAATGGGCTCCAAGTTTCTGACCACGGTGTTTGAAAGCACCGAGGTGAAGGAGCCATGCCGATCTTGCCCGCATCACATGGTGCGATGCTCTAGCGGCTGTTTCGCCTACAATTTTGTGGACCCGGATGACGGCAACGCCAAAATGACGAATAAACAGGAACCCGCCGTTAAAGAATCCGGTTCGTATGGAATTCGTTTGCAATCATGAACAGGTGATAACCCTCGTGGGTTTTAACCGGACCGTTTGCGACTTTACTCACTATGGATTTATTATCCAATCCAGCACTGATGATGTTATAGAGTTCCTCGTTTTCAAGCTTTTTGAAACCGCCACGCGGCACTCTGGGGTCGGCGATGTTCCACCCCATCTCCAGCCATCCCAAACTACCGCCATCATCCTTGGTCGGGCATTTGCTGTATTTTTCAGCCAGGCTCATAAACATTTTGACCCGACCGGTCCCAGACTTTGAGGTATTGATCGTTTCCTTTAAAAGCTCCGCCACTTCTATATCGTCCACCAAAATATGTCTTACCTGAACTTGAAAAGATGCACCTGCCATATTCTTTTTCCCTCTTAAAGCGCTTAAACTGAAATCAAAGCCTCTGCACCCGGCAGGAGCTATTATGAACTCACTTGATCTACTGGAAGTTTTCCTATAATAAAGTAGTTTGGAATGAATTTCCATGCAGGATCTCTATTGCCAAACCAGAAGGCAATTTCATTATACGCATATTAGGACCCACCTGGGTATGACACATCCAAAAAATAAAGTCATTCTGGCGTCTCAATCTCCACGCCGGATGGAACTTTTAAAAAAGATCGTTGCAGATTTCGAGATTATCCCCAGTTCAGTGGAGGAAATTTTGCAACCCGGCCTCAGCCCCAGGGAGAACGCCATCGCCATCGCGCGCCTGAAGGCCGTGGATGTCGCCCGCAGTCACCCCGGCCACTACGTGATCGGCGCCGATACCATCGTCGTGCTTGATGATGAAATTATCGGCAAGCCCAAAGACGCGGCGGATGCCTGCAATATCCTCAAACGCCTGAGCGGCAGACGGCATCAGGTGATGACCGGCGTCGTCATCGTCAATTCCGAGCGAGTGGAAGATGTCGGGGTATCGGAAGTGGATATCCGTCCTCTGAACGAGGAGGAAATCTCCCGCTATGTTGCAACCGGAGAACCGCTGGACAAAGCCGGGGCTTATGCCATTCAAGGCGAAGGCGCTTCCATCGTCGCGTCCTATTCAGGGTCCTATTCCAATATTGTGGGACTGCCTCTCGACACAGTTAAAGCCATGCTGGAACAGGGAGGCTACAAATTTGGCTGACATTTTTTCTCCCGGCGTGAAACGACCCGCCCTGAAAATATCCTTGACTTATTGAATCCTATTCAAAAATCTAAATCAGGGAAAACGCAAAATATTCCTTGCGGTCCATTGATTTATAAGACTAAAATTTGTAATACCTTTAACAGTCTTTTTAGGTTGAAAGGTTTCGATTAAATTTTCTGATGTAAATTTTGAAGGAAGGTTTTTCGGTAATGATTGATATCCGCGGGTACTGCAAAAAATGCCAGGCGCCGATTTTTCTGAATCGGACAGACGATGTCTATGGAAATGACATCGTCACCCTCAACTGCTGGAACGGTCATTACCAGTGGATCAACATTGAAAACCTTGCGACAGACCTTCCGGTCGAAACCAGAGAAGACCTGGTGACCCACATCGGCT
It includes:
- a CDS encoding peptidylprolyl isomerase gives rise to the protein MAGASFQVQVRHILVDDIEVAELLKETINTSKSGTGRVKMFMSLAEKYSKCPTKDDGGSLGWLEMGWNIADPRVPRGGFKKLENEELYNIISAGLDNKSIVSKVANGPVKTHEGYHLFMIANEFHTNRIL
- a CDS encoding Maf family protein, which produces MTHPKNKVILASQSPRRMELLKKIVADFEIIPSSVEEILQPGLSPRENAIAIARLKAVDVARSHPGHYVIGADTIVVLDDEIIGKPKDAADACNILKRLSGRRHQVMTGVVIVNSERVEDVGVSEVDIRPLNEEEISRYVATGEPLDKAGAYAIQGEGASIVASYSGSYSNIVGLPLDTVKAMLEQGGYKFG
- a CDS encoding radical SAM protein; protein product: MNIILNSYCNLKCNYCFADEYMEETVKTPGKSMEYDFFLDQLLPKIRSHPVINFLGGEPTLHPKFNDIFQQTLDAVNPYTSLNVFTNGLMPDKVLDLMVKTASIEGSVKRNIYFAILLNWQTLENISKKNHQRCKEVAEQLMRTNGYSVIFSINVYSKTQDLYTQCAEIDAIYQKVGLPKDQKYKIRVSPAFPIVGEANNIYLPIRDFPKVGKSMLKILNDFPQLCFRFDCSFPPCFLDEIEEDQYPLVERIFFHGSKQLPEMTTWKDQDLYFGCADGSPMDIDGQGDCFNCFPFHNLKLGNVKNFKEVNSIALAKMGSKFLTTVFESTEVKEPCRSCPHHMVRCSSGCFAYNFVDPDDGNAKMTNKQEPAVKESGSYGIRLQS